In Orenia metallireducens, the DNA window GGTAAACAACTAATTAATTGGGGAAGCTCTTATAAATTACAGCCAACAGACTATTTTAATCCTGTTGATCGAACTGCTCTAAAACCATTAGATGAAAAACTTGGGGTTGAAGCAGTTAAAGGAATCTATTATGCTCCTAATGGTTTGGAGATAACAGGGGTAGTAGTCCCATTCTTTAAAGCAGATAAATTATCTACTTTTATCCCCAATCTTAGAGCAGTGGAAGATAATGTCGAAAATATGCAGGAAGGATTTAAAGTAACTAAACGTTCTTTTAAAGGTTTTGATTTATCCTTAAGTGGGTATCATGGTTTTGATAGAAAACCTATTAATAATAATATGGATTTTATTTATCCAGAATTAAATAGGATTGGTTTTGACTTAATCGGAGATATTGGTGAAATGGGAGTTTGGACAGAATTGGCATATGCTATTTATCAAGACGAAGAATTTGATAATGGACTAGAGACAACCTTAGGGGCTGATTATAAATGGAGTAATGATTTATATTTAGTTCTTCAAGCATATTATCAGCAAGGAAGGTTAAGTAGTGAGAATGATACAAAGGTATTTAATCTTCACTTTGATAAACCAATCTTTAATTTTCATCAGGTAGAAGGTAATTTTATTTATGAATTTGAAACTGAAACTATTGTTCTAGAGCCTCAATTTAATTATTCCTTAGCCAATTCTATAGAGTTACAAATTGGAGGGACCTATATAAATAGTCAAAATGATGATGCACTTATAGTAGCTACATTTGGTCAAGATAGAGTTTATACAAGATTGAATATAGAGTTTTAACCTTATTTAAATACTCCTTTAAGTTAGAGATGGTAAATTCTCTAAAATTTAAAGGAGTTTTTTTCTGATTGTAATAGATAAAGGAATAATAAATTCAAGAGAGAAGATTATATTAAATAGGGTAGTTTTTTGGATAATTTTAAGTTATAAAGATATATAAGGAGTGTTTAATAATGGCTCAGAAAAATACAAAAGATTTAATTTTAGATGCAGCTTTAGACCTGTTTTCAGAAAAAGGTTTTGCTGCAACCTCTATTCGTGAGATTGCTGAGAAAGTAGGTATCCGTAAAAGTTCAATATATAATCACTTTAAGAGTAAGGAAGATATCTTTGAAACTTTATTTTCTATTCTTGGAGCAAAGACTATTAAAGGAATATTTGAGAATAAAGAGTTACAGGAAAAGATTAATCACCCATATGATTTTTTAAAAATTTTTGCTAAACTAGTTAAGAAGTTTGTAGATAATTTAGAAGAAGAAAAGTTACTTAAAGTGATGTTGATGGAGCATAATAGTGAAGTTGTGAGAAGGATGATGAAAGAGAAATTTTTAGAAGAAGATAGGGAAATTTTAATCAAAATATTCAAAGAAATGATTGAGAAAGGGTTAATTAAGCCATATGATCCTTTAACATTAGCCAATGAATTTATAGGAACTTTGATTTTTATAAGAATTCAACATCTTTTATTAAGTTATGAAACTGATGATTTTAGTGTAATTTATAATTTAATAGATAGGCATATAGAATTTTTCTGGAATGCTATTAAAGTTGAAGACTAATTCTTTGAAAAAGAAGAATTAATTATATAATTATAGTGGAAATTGATTAGAATGATGTATAATTATAATAATAAGCTAGAGATAAAGAAGAACCGATATTATATTAGTTCTTCTCTTTTTATATTAGTTATTTGATTAGGGAGTATACTT includes these proteins:
- a CDS encoding TetR/AcrR family transcriptional regulator; the encoded protein is MAQKNTKDLILDAALDLFSEKGFAATSIREIAEKVGIRKSSIYNHFKSKEDIFETLFSILGAKTIKGIFENKELQEKINHPYDFLKIFAKLVKKFVDNLEEEKLLKVMLMEHNSEVVRRMMKEKFLEEDREILIKIFKEMIEKGLIKPYDPLTLANEFIGTLIFIRIQHLLLSYETDDFSVIYNLIDRHIEFFWNAIKVED